From one Microbulbifer sp. A4B17 genomic stretch:
- a CDS encoding phosphotransferase, giving the protein MSQDLSNIIPNDWHHWSKARPTVVRALAGGLTNNAFLVESADQLMVLRINSSISDQLNLDRAAEQQALQAATYSDSCAPLVYCDPHYRYLVTRYIEGTPWDKNVAHSLEKLADLLRRIHGSPAIDAQLNIGEKISSYRQFIDKRASYFHLLDTLQEKLPQLIDAAYRMGDKICLCHNDLTGGNLIWAPSDKLYAIDWEYAAMGDKFYDLAVLVEEHNLNQREQNSLLECYLNRTVSPEDNQRLELWQLIYGYLCILWRGVQWSNQTQRSPEQGRYIGKKAQQLLKGLSAHSLS; this is encoded by the coding sequence ATGAGCCAGGACTTGAGCAACATCATCCCCAACGATTGGCATCATTGGAGCAAGGCCCGGCCCACGGTGGTCAGGGCCCTGGCTGGGGGGCTGACCAATAACGCCTTTCTGGTTGAGTCCGCCGATCAGCTGATGGTGCTGCGGATAAACTCCAGCATCAGCGATCAGCTCAATCTCGACAGGGCTGCTGAACAGCAGGCGCTGCAAGCTGCCACATATTCCGACAGCTGTGCCCCTTTGGTTTACTGTGACCCGCATTACCGATATTTGGTGACCCGCTATATTGAAGGCACTCCCTGGGATAAAAATGTCGCCCACAGTTTGGAAAAACTTGCCGATCTGCTGCGCCGTATACACGGTTCCCCTGCAATTGATGCCCAATTAAACATCGGCGAGAAAATCTCAAGTTACAGGCAGTTTATCGACAAGCGAGCCAGTTATTTCCACTTGCTCGACACGCTGCAAGAGAAACTTCCGCAATTAATTGATGCTGCTTATCGGATGGGCGACAAAATTTGCCTGTGTCACAACGATCTAACCGGCGGCAACCTGATCTGGGCTCCCTCTGACAAGCTATACGCTATCGACTGGGAGTACGCGGCAATGGGGGATAAATTCTATGACCTCGCTGTTTTGGTAGAGGAACACAACTTGAATCAGCGAGAGCAAAATAGTTTACTGGAGTGCTATCTTAATCGCACTGTGTCACCTGAAGACAATCAGCGCTTGGAGTTATGGCAGCTGATCTACGGTTACCTTTGTATTCTCTGGCGCGGGGTACAATGGAGTAACCAAACCCAAAGGTCCCCGGAGCAAGGGAGATATATCGGGAAAAAAGCCCAACAGTTATTGAAAGGCCTATCGGCTCACAGCCTCAGCTGA
- a CDS encoding nuclear transport factor 2 family protein: MIRSFFAILFTLIAINAQAAEKPEGFKTIDGLFAALSNLDHQAMRDGVSDDFILLEHGEVWDIEDLIAVMKPKPSKLERINYFSIINFEERENLLTINYWTKSIFKSEDGNKEAVWLESAIVKKIDGKWLVAQLHSTRLPAEKFPKDVQFEQQVL, encoded by the coding sequence GTGATCAGATCATTTTTTGCAATACTATTTACCTTGATCGCAATCAACGCACAAGCGGCAGAGAAACCCGAGGGTTTTAAAACGATAGACGGGCTGTTTGCTGCGCTTTCAAACCTGGACCACCAGGCTATGCGAGACGGCGTCAGCGACGATTTTATACTCCTTGAGCACGGTGAAGTCTGGGATATTGAAGACCTTATCGCCGTAATGAAGCCCAAGCCCTCAAAGCTGGAAAGAATCAACTACTTCAGCATTATCAATTTTGAAGAGCGTGAGAACCTGCTGACCATCAACTACTGGACCAAGTCCATTTTTAAATCCGAGGATGGCAATAAAGAAGCGGTGTGGTTGGAAAGCGCCATTGTTAAGAAAATCGATGGCAAGTGGCTAGTAGCCCAATTGCACTCAACCCGTTTGCCCGCAGAGAAATTCCCCAAAGACGTCCAGTTTGAGCAGCAAGTCCTATAA
- a CDS encoding class I SAM-dependent methyltransferase has protein sequence MTITKEVEQGQAVYSKPVLWLYDMWVLGISNRFIWKCPTPGILEHFNRNISSNHLDVGVGTGYFMDKCHFPSNKVRLALMDLNQNSLDISAQRVARYNPTQFRCNVLDKITLETEVFDSISLNYLFHCLPGKLSEKLVALDNVATLLSDSGTVFGSTILSEGVPKSGAAKKLMAIYNKKGIFSNTQDCEEDLNTFLASRFKEYKIEIRGCVALFSARHKITG, from the coding sequence GTGACAATCACTAAAGAGGTCGAACAAGGCCAAGCTGTCTATTCCAAACCCGTACTTTGGCTTTATGATATGTGGGTTCTGGGCATATCAAACCGCTTTATTTGGAAGTGCCCAACTCCTGGAATACTAGAGCACTTCAATCGAAATATATCTTCCAACCACTTGGATGTAGGTGTCGGAACGGGCTACTTTATGGATAAGTGCCATTTCCCCTCCAACAAAGTCCGCCTTGCCCTGATGGACCTGAACCAAAACAGCCTGGATATCTCAGCGCAAAGAGTGGCCCGGTATAATCCAACACAGTTCCGTTGCAATGTCCTGGATAAAATTACTTTAGAGACTGAAGTTTTTGATTCAATTTCCTTAAATTACCTATTTCACTGCCTTCCCGGCAAGCTGTCAGAAAAACTGGTTGCGCTGGATAATGTCGCAACCCTGCTATCGGATTCAGGCACCGTATTTGGTTCCACCATCCTGTCCGAAGGAGTACCGAAAAGTGGAGCTGCCAAGAAATTAATGGCTATCTACAATAAGAAAGGGATATTTTCTAATACTCAGGATTGTGAAGAGGACCTCAATACATTCCTTGCTAGTCGATTTAAGGAGTACAAAATAGAAATTCGCGGGTGTGTAGCACTATTCAGTGCGCGGCACAAAATCACTGGCTAG
- the trmA gene encoding tRNA (uridine(54)-C5)-methyltransferase TrmA gives MALYRVNTDDYPQQLQNKAERLQEAYSKFTDLEPELFPSPPIHYRLRAEFKVWHEGGVANYAMYRQGEYKKPFIIDEFTVGSELMNQLMPKVLAAVNNSEVLRKRLFSAEFLTTLNGDALITLIYHKKLDETWEQEAKALQAQLGFPILGRSRKQKVVLERDFVTEKLDIDGKTYQYKQVEGSFTQPNGEICRSMIQWARSACGDSDSDLLELYCGNGNFTIPLSEKFRKVLATEISKVSVNSAQENIANNQITNLDIVRLSSEEFTQAIDKVRPFRRLKDIDLDSYDFSTVLVDPPRAGLDEDTCAMVARFPRILYISCNPETQLENLESLTKTHRIERFALFDQFPYTEHTETGLLLVKK, from the coding sequence ATGGCACTGTACCGCGTTAATACTGACGACTACCCACAACAGCTTCAAAACAAGGCCGAGCGCCTGCAAGAGGCTTACAGCAAGTTCACTGACCTGGAGCCGGAACTCTTCCCCTCCCCGCCCATTCACTACCGTCTGCGCGCCGAATTCAAGGTGTGGCATGAGGGAGGTGTAGCCAATTACGCCATGTACCGCCAGGGTGAGTACAAGAAGCCCTTTATCATCGATGAGTTTACCGTCGGCTCTGAGCTGATGAACCAGTTGATGCCGAAGGTGCTGGCTGCTGTCAATAATAGCGAAGTCCTGCGCAAACGCCTGTTCTCCGCCGAGTTTCTTACCACGCTGAATGGTGATGCGCTGATTACGCTGATCTACCACAAGAAACTGGATGAGACCTGGGAGCAGGAAGCCAAAGCACTCCAGGCACAGCTGGGATTTCCGATTTTGGGGCGCTCGCGCAAGCAAAAAGTGGTTTTGGAGCGCGACTTCGTTACCGAAAAACTGGATATCGATGGGAAAACTTACCAGTACAAACAGGTAGAAGGCAGCTTTACCCAACCCAATGGAGAGATCTGTCGATCCATGATCCAGTGGGCGAGAAGTGCCTGCGGAGACAGTGATAGCGATCTGCTGGAGCTCTACTGTGGCAATGGCAATTTCACCATCCCGCTCAGCGAGAAATTCCGCAAGGTCCTGGCCACTGAAATCTCCAAGGTATCGGTAAATTCCGCCCAGGAGAATATCGCCAACAACCAGATCACCAATCTGGATATCGTGCGTCTATCCAGTGAAGAATTTACCCAGGCCATTGATAAGGTACGCCCCTTTCGCCGCCTTAAGGATATAGATCTGGATAGCTACGATTTCTCCACCGTCCTGGTTGATCCTCCCCGAGCCGGCTTGGATGAAGACACCTGTGCGATGGTCGCCCGCTTCCCGAGAATTCTGTATATCTCCTGCAATCCGGAAACCCAATTGGAAAACCTGGAGTCGCTGACCAAAACCCATCGCATTGAGCGCTTCGCGCTCTTCGATCAGTTCCCCTATACAGAGCACACTGAAACAGGTTTATTGCTGGTGAAGAAGTAA
- a CDS encoding DUF5996 family protein has product MSNLKNRSESKDWPELPYAESVNTIATLHMWMQVIGKIRLVQTPWINHSWHVPLYITARGLETSLIPYGGRSFSIGFDFYHHVLKLITTDGGEWVLPLESRTVSDFYWEVMAALKQLGIPVEINTMPSEVADAIPFERDQDNYEYDPEYTKQLWQALVQIHRVFTEFRSRFIGKCSPIHFFWGSFDLALTRFSGREAPPHPGGVPHFPDWVAREAYSHEVSSAGFWPGGGGVDGACFYSYSYPEPQGFPEARVAPASAYYSKDLGEFLLPYDAVRASRSPDEALFDFLQSTYEAAADKGMWDRSALEESFPPQAR; this is encoded by the coding sequence GTGAGTAACTTAAAGAATCGTTCCGAGAGTAAAGACTGGCCAGAATTACCCTACGCTGAGTCGGTAAATACGATTGCCACCCTGCATATGTGGATGCAAGTTATTGGCAAGATTCGCCTGGTACAAACCCCTTGGATCAATCACTCCTGGCATGTTCCTTTATATATTACCGCCAGAGGGCTGGAGACATCCCTTATCCCATACGGAGGGCGGTCGTTTTCAATTGGCTTCGATTTCTATCATCACGTGCTAAAGCTCATCACCACTGATGGGGGAGAATGGGTATTACCCTTGGAGTCGCGCACAGTATCTGATTTCTACTGGGAAGTGATGGCTGCGCTCAAGCAGCTAGGTATACCGGTTGAGATTAACACTATGCCATCCGAAGTGGCGGACGCGATACCCTTTGAGAGGGATCAGGATAACTACGAGTATGATCCTGAATATACTAAACAGCTGTGGCAGGCATTGGTGCAAATTCATCGGGTTTTCACTGAATTTCGCAGTCGTTTTATTGGCAAGTGCAGTCCAATTCATTTTTTTTGGGGAAGTTTTGATTTAGCACTTACACGTTTTTCTGGCAGGGAGGCGCCTCCGCACCCTGGAGGCGTTCCACACTTTCCCGATTGGGTGGCCAGGGAAGCCTACTCCCATGAGGTTAGCAGTGCCGGTTTTTGGCCTGGTGGCGGTGGTGTAGATGGCGCTTGCTTCTATTCATATTCATACCCAGAGCCCCAGGGGTTTCCCGAAGCAAGGGTGGCGCCTGCCTCAGCTTACTATTCTAAAGATTTGGGTGAGTTCTTACTGCCCTATGATGCAGTGAGAGCTTCACGTTCCCCTGATGAGGCGCTGTTTGATTTTTTGCAGAGTACTTATGAAGCCGCAGCCGATAAGGGAATGTGGGATAGGTCTGCCTTGGAGGAAAGTTTCCCCCCACAAGCCCGGTAG
- a CDS encoding SDR family NAD(P)-dependent oxidoreductase, whose product MDQVSYFSGKTALITGGASGIGAALACRLAALGAQVIISDIQQDLATQVVSQIQESGGRASFVHLDVRNFDQFFQVISEISPLDFLFNNAGIGVGGYFSDHNLEDWKAAIDINLFGVFHGLQCGFQVMKRQGFGHIINTASMAALVPSPAKLKLLWWLERLFPSLLCRLSFKQMKKILQPLGLK is encoded by the coding sequence ATGGATCAGGTATCTTACTTCAGTGGCAAGACGGCACTGATTACCGGTGGTGCTTCTGGAATCGGTGCGGCCTTGGCCTGTCGACTGGCAGCACTTGGGGCTCAAGTCATTATCTCGGATATCCAGCAGGACCTCGCTACGCAGGTTGTCAGCCAAATACAGGAGTCCGGTGGGAGAGCATCGTTTGTTCACTTGGATGTTCGTAACTTTGATCAATTTTTTCAGGTCATTAGTGAAATATCTCCGTTAGATTTCCTTTTTAACAATGCTGGTATAGGGGTGGGTGGATATTTTTCCGATCATAATCTTGAAGATTGGAAAGCGGCGATTGATATCAATTTGTTTGGCGTTTTTCATGGGCTCCAATGTGGTTTTCAGGTCATGAAGCGCCAGGGCTTTGGCCATATTATCAATACTGCCTCGATGGCGGCTTTAGTTCCGTCGCCAGCAAAACTTAAGTTGCTGTGGTGGCTGGAAAGATTATTTCCTTCTTTGCTGTGTCGCCTTTCCTTTAAACAGATGAAAAAAATACTTCAGCCTTTGGGGCTAAAATAA
- a CDS encoding antibiotic biosynthesis monooxygenase: MEESTGACLVLSQEVPKRLGEEYRSCHQKLVDIALECDGLREVSLLEPVSKIQNEWVQIFQFETIAQLEEFISNGLFKDLIIFLEKQFSVEVVSQVIAEADQLTVPVTIVISKSVKPECFREYMEWQEKINEAIKAFPGFLGAGLTKPIKGVQDDWVVVFRFDSNKHLDDWLDSDEHQKLVKLGEGFFRDVNVKRIGHGFEDWFTHARGRANNTGPAQWKMAMLVLLMLYPIVMAIEIWLLPLVKDWPFASTNFVVSMLIVSSLSWVAIPAMTKVFKVWLSDTSGKLTRVNLMGTIVVIVLYFILVILVGWVAKLPTV; encoded by the coding sequence ATGGAGGAAAGTACCGGCGCATGCCTTGTCTTGTCCCAGGAAGTGCCAAAGCGCTTAGGGGAAGAGTACCGCTCATGCCACCAAAAGTTGGTAGACATTGCGCTAGAGTGCGATGGATTACGTGAGGTCAGTTTGTTGGAGCCCGTCTCTAAAATTCAAAATGAGTGGGTTCAAATTTTTCAGTTTGAGACGATTGCTCAACTGGAGGAGTTTATCAGTAATGGATTATTTAAAGACCTGATTATTTTTTTGGAGAAGCAGTTTTCTGTTGAAGTGGTGTCACAAGTTATAGCTGAAGCAGATCAGTTGACAGTGCCGGTGACAATTGTGATTTCCAAGAGTGTTAAGCCAGAGTGCTTTCGCGAATATATGGAGTGGCAGGAAAAGATAAATGAAGCAATTAAAGCATTTCCAGGTTTTTTGGGGGCAGGTCTTACCAAACCTATCAAAGGCGTTCAGGATGATTGGGTAGTGGTGTTTCGGTTTGATTCCAATAAGCATCTTGATGATTGGCTTGACTCTGATGAACATCAGAAGTTGGTGAAATTAGGGGAGGGTTTTTTTAGGGATGTAAATGTAAAGCGGATAGGGCACGGATTTGAAGATTGGTTTACTCATGCTCGTGGACGAGCCAACAATACTGGGCCCGCGCAGTGGAAGATGGCAATGCTGGTTCTACTGATGTTGTACCCCATAGTTATGGCGATTGAAATATGGCTGTTGCCCTTGGTGAAGGATTGGCCGTTTGCATCAACCAATTTTGTTGTGAGTATGCTGATTGTTTCTTCACTTTCGTGGGTGGCTATACCCGCCATGACTAAAGTTTTTAAAGTTTGGTTGTCAGATACATCTGGGAAGCTAACTCGAGTAAATCTCATGGGAACTATAGTGGTTATAGTGCTGTATTTTATTTTGGTAATACTTGTTGGTTGGGTAGCTAAATTGCCCACAGTCTAA
- a CDS encoding TonB-dependent receptor produces MKKQFPTHPIAWSVSLASSLFAGIATADTAETGLEEVVVTAQLRETNLLELPSSVTVLDESAIDARGAANLDQLLNMAPNVNFSSGASRGRFVQIRGIGERSQFIDPVNPSVGLIIDGIDFTGLGLAASTLDIDQVEILRGPQGTVYGANALAGLINMTSAAPTSESTTKVSAELSEYNGQSLSAATSGSLSDALGYRLAASKRKSDGYTENVYLNRDDTSNIDESVLRGKLAYSPSDDLKLGVTLFYIDVDNGYDAFSLYNTRETQSDQPGWDRQETFAGALTAQWSGNENFTLEGTLSLADSDTEYGYDEDWSYVGFHPWEYSSTDNYQRDKDNISIDLRALSTEESKLFWDRSHWVVGLYGRTEREDLNRNQSFRSTFDTENSAIYGQLSTEITPAINLITGLRLERREADYSDSYSIDADNGENLWGGNISLQYHYTNNTLLYATVSRGYKAGGVNGRIISESTINTEINSDMFEFDTEHMLNYELGVKGSWLENRLQAQVAAFYQDRDDVQAKVSIFDSEEKSFSDYLANAAGGNTVGLEVELNYQATDTLRFFASAGWLNAEFEGYESSSHVDARDDSAEVSLAAVDLDGRDIAHAPNYQFFTGTEIDLLPNLILRLELEGKDEFYFSNSHDEKSTAYELVNARLTYQGDNWDVSLWGRNLTDEGYYVRGFYFSNQGGNNPANGYAPEPYYQYGEPRIAGVTGTYTF; encoded by the coding sequence ATGAAAAAACAGTTTCCCACCCACCCTATTGCCTGGTCTGTCAGCCTTGCCAGCAGCCTGTTCGCCGGTATCGCCACCGCTGATACCGCAGAAACCGGGCTTGAGGAAGTGGTGGTTACGGCACAACTACGGGAAACCAACCTTTTGGAGCTTCCTTCCAGTGTTACCGTACTGGATGAAAGCGCGATCGATGCGCGGGGCGCGGCCAATCTGGACCAGCTTTTAAACATGGCGCCCAATGTGAATTTTTCCTCTGGCGCCTCCAGGGGACGATTTGTACAGATTCGCGGCATTGGTGAGCGCAGCCAGTTTATCGACCCAGTAAACCCTTCAGTTGGCCTGATCATCGACGGTATCGACTTTACTGGCCTGGGGCTCGCAGCCAGCACCCTGGATATCGACCAAGTGGAAATCCTGCGGGGCCCACAGGGCACGGTGTACGGCGCTAATGCCCTGGCCGGCCTGATCAACATGACCAGTGCAGCGCCCACCAGTGAGTCGACCACCAAGGTGTCCGCCGAGCTAAGTGAGTACAATGGACAGAGTCTGTCCGCGGCTACCAGTGGTTCTTTGAGCGATGCTCTTGGCTATCGATTGGCTGCCAGCAAACGCAAATCCGACGGCTATACCGAGAATGTGTATCTCAACCGCGATGACACCAGCAATATTGATGAGTCTGTGCTGCGCGGTAAGCTGGCCTACTCCCCGTCCGACGATTTAAAGCTGGGCGTTACCCTCTTCTATATCGACGTTGATAATGGCTACGATGCTTTCTCTCTCTATAACACTCGCGAAACCCAATCTGACCAGCCCGGCTGGGATCGCCAGGAAACCTTTGCCGGCGCATTGACTGCTCAATGGTCTGGTAACGAGAACTTTACCCTAGAAGGCACCCTCAGCCTCGCCGATTCAGATACAGAATATGGCTACGATGAGGATTGGAGCTATGTCGGCTTTCATCCCTGGGAATACAGCTCCACAGATAATTACCAGCGCGATAAAGACAATATCAGCATTGACCTTCGCGCACTCTCTACCGAAGAGTCCAAGTTATTCTGGGATCGCAGTCACTGGGTTGTGGGCCTTTATGGCCGCACGGAGCGCGAGGACCTGAATCGCAACCAGAGCTTCCGCAGCACTTTTGATACTGAAAACTCTGCCATCTACGGCCAGCTCTCTACGGAAATCACCCCTGCGATCAACTTGATCACCGGTCTGAGACTGGAAAGACGCGAGGCCGATTACTCTGATTCCTATAGCATCGATGCAGATAATGGAGAAAATCTGTGGGGCGGCAATATCTCCCTGCAATACCATTACACCAACAACACCCTGCTCTACGCTACGGTTTCCCGGGGCTACAAAGCCGGAGGGGTAAACGGCAGAATCATCTCAGAATCAACAATCAACACTGAGATCAACAGTGACATGTTCGAGTTCGATACCGAACATATGCTCAACTATGAATTAGGTGTTAAAGGCAGCTGGCTGGAGAATCGTTTGCAAGCTCAGGTTGCGGCTTTCTACCAGGATCGAGATGACGTTCAGGCCAAGGTTTCTATTTTTGACTCTGAAGAAAAATCATTTAGTGACTACCTTGCCAATGCTGCTGGCGGAAATACAGTGGGTCTCGAAGTAGAATTGAACTACCAAGCTACCGATACCCTACGCTTTTTCGCCTCAGCCGGCTGGTTGAATGCCGAATTCGAAGGCTACGAGAGCAGCTCCCATGTCGATGCCCGCGATGACAGCGCCGAGGTCAGTTTGGCCGCTGTCGATCTGGATGGCCGCGATATCGCTCACGCCCCCAACTACCAGTTCTTTACCGGTACAGAAATCGATCTGCTTCCAAACCTGATCTTGCGATTGGAGCTTGAGGGCAAAGACGAATTCTACTTCTCAAATAGCCACGACGAAAAATCCACAGCCTACGAGCTGGTTAATGCTCGCCTGACCTACCAGGGAGATAACTGGGATGTTTCCCTGTGGGGAAGAAACCTGACTGACGAAGGTTACTATGTGCGTGGGTTCTACTTCAGCAACCAGGGTGGCAATAATCCTGCTAATGGCTACGCACCCGAGCCCTACTATCAGTATGGTGAGCCCCGGATTGCCGGGGTAACAGGCACCTACACCTTCTAA
- a CDS encoding YtoQ family protein, protein MKLKVYLSGEIHSDWRAQIIEGCQKEGLDISFSSAVTNHDASDAAGDSLGEEQNAFWRDHKSAKVNAIRIKHLIEDCDLAVIRFGEKYKQWNAAFDAGFCAALGKSYITLHDESLVHALKEVDGAAQAWAQTPAQVVDILKYLTTQA, encoded by the coding sequence ATGAAGCTTAAAGTTTACCTCTCCGGCGAAATCCACTCCGATTGGCGTGCGCAAATTATCGAAGGTTGCCAAAAAGAAGGGCTGGATATCTCCTTCTCTTCCGCAGTCACCAACCACGACGCCAGCGATGCCGCCGGTGATAGCCTGGGTGAGGAGCAGAACGCTTTCTGGCGGGATCACAAATCTGCCAAAGTTAACGCAATTCGAATCAAGCACCTGATTGAAGACTGTGATTTGGCGGTGATTCGATTTGGCGAGAAATACAAACAATGGAACGCCGCATTTGATGCCGGCTTTTGCGCAGCCTTAGGCAAGTCCTATATCACACTTCACGATGAATCCTTGGTGCACGCACTCAAGGAAGTGGACGGTGCCGCCCAGGCCTGGGCACAGACCCCCGCACAGGTTGTCGATATCCTGAAGTACTTAACCACTCAGGCCTAA
- a CDS encoding LysR family transcriptional regulator, whose amino-acid sequence MRREYDKYHLINVFCSVVDHGSLSKAAKHLGLSTPTVSKTLAQLEQALGQVLLNRTTRAIAVTDAGRIAYQKGQKIISSFTELEDQVAEAATLTRGKLKITFPETLGLKVFSHICNDFQKAFPDFSLELIFSPYHLDLIEDDIDIAFRVWETLPDCQFYAQPLFSIRPIFIAAPTYLEEHGCPKSIAELSQHNIMLTRLDGLEDGWSIDGKFYQFNGNLISNKTFHTRAATLNGNGIAKLPSYFCQRDIKKGRLVEVLPDLERKDKTVGAIYKVKRKDSKKIDVFLNFAQERLQEYDFSLFDE is encoded by the coding sequence GTGCGCAGAGAGTACGACAAATATCACTTGATCAACGTTTTTTGCAGTGTTGTTGATCACGGTTCCTTAAGCAAAGCTGCCAAGCACCTGGGCCTGTCTACGCCCACCGTGAGCAAGACTCTTGCCCAACTTGAACAGGCCCTTGGCCAGGTGTTACTCAATCGCACCACCCGGGCAATCGCTGTCACAGACGCCGGAAGAATTGCTTACCAGAAAGGGCAAAAAATAATCAGCTCATTCACCGAGCTGGAAGACCAGGTTGCAGAGGCGGCAACGCTCACCCGAGGAAAATTAAAAATCACTTTTCCGGAAACCCTCGGCTTAAAAGTATTCAGTCATATCTGCAATGATTTTCAGAAAGCATTCCCCGATTTCAGCTTGGAGCTTATCTTCAGCCCCTATCACCTGGATTTAATCGAGGACGATATCGACATTGCTTTTCGCGTCTGGGAAACCCTGCCCGATTGCCAGTTTTACGCCCAGCCCCTATTTAGTATCCGCCCTATTTTTATTGCCGCGCCGACCTATCTGGAAGAACACGGCTGCCCCAAATCCATTGCCGAGCTCAGCCAACACAACATCATGCTAACCCGCCTTGACGGCCTGGAAGATGGCTGGTCAATTGATGGGAAGTTCTATCAATTCAATGGAAATTTAATCTCCAATAAAACCTTCCATACCCGAGCAGCCACATTAAACGGGAATGGCATTGCCAAGCTTCCCTCCTATTTTTGCCAACGGGATATCAAAAAGGGGCGACTGGTAGAGGTACTCCCTGACTTGGAGCGAAAAGATAAAACTGTAGGTGCTATCTATAAAGTAAAGCGAAAAGATTCAAAGAAAATTGACGTGTTTTTGAACTTTGCACAAGAGCGCTTGCAGGAGTATGACTTTAGCCTGTTTGATGAGTGA
- a CDS encoding low molecular weight protein-tyrosine-phosphatase, with amino-acid sequence MTANSDLSILFVCLGNICRSPLAEAVFRTKAHQAGIPVSVDSAGIISYHAGKRPDPRTLAIGEENGYSFENSYARQVATTDFTKYDHIFAMDKDNLEALQSLQPDSSDAQLGLFLSVLQDSDLAEVPDPYYGGIEGFQHILQLIEQAADAFIEQLKSRE; translated from the coding sequence TTGACAGCTAATTCAGATCTCTCGATATTATTTGTCTGCCTCGGTAATATTTGTCGCTCCCCCTTAGCGGAAGCCGTTTTCCGCACCAAGGCGCATCAGGCGGGTATTCCTGTTTCCGTCGACTCCGCGGGCATCATCAGCTACCACGCAGGTAAGCGACCAGATCCCCGAACTTTGGCTATTGGTGAAGAAAATGGCTATTCATTTGAAAATAGCTATGCTCGCCAGGTAGCCACTACCGACTTTACAAAATATGATCATATCTTTGCGATGGACAAAGATAACCTGGAAGCACTGCAATCCTTGCAGCCTGACTCATCAGACGCCCAACTAGGGTTATTTTTATCAGTGTTGCAAGATAGTGATTTAGCTGAAGTGCCCGATCCTTACTATGGTGGTATTGAAGGGTTTCAACATATTCTCCAGCTTATAGAACAAGCAGCTGATGCATTTATCGAGCAGCTTAAAAGCAGAGAATAA
- the pnuC gene encoding nicotinamide riboside transporter PnuC, producing the protein MFDQDISTAISASIAAMSLWEVAAVILAMAYLLLAMREKISCWYAAFVSTAIYLFLFWDVSLLMESALQVFYLLMAVYGWWQWRNHRNQQDDLKIHRWSGKTHSIVIGATLTLTLLIGYLLDRNTSAALPYLDSFTTLGAIVTTYMVTRKVLENWLYWIVVDGASIYLYLDRELYLTAVLFMLYLVLVVIGYFQWLAIFRKEKQQPDSAPQTMAAA; encoded by the coding sequence ATGTTTGACCAGGATATCAGCACCGCAATCAGCGCTTCGATTGCGGCCATGTCCCTCTGGGAAGTAGCCGCTGTAATACTGGCTATGGCCTATTTGCTTCTAGCCATGAGGGAGAAAATCAGCTGCTGGTATGCCGCCTTTGTCAGTACGGCGATCTACCTGTTTCTGTTTTGGGATGTCAGCCTGTTAATGGAGTCTGCGCTACAGGTTTTCTATCTGCTGATGGCAGTTTATGGCTGGTGGCAATGGCGAAATCACCGCAACCAGCAGGACGATTTAAAAATCCATCGCTGGAGCGGAAAAACCCACTCAATAGTTATTGGCGCTACCCTGACACTGACTTTACTAATCGGCTACCTGCTGGATCGCAACACCAGTGCCGCCCTCCCCTACCTGGATTCATTCACGACTCTGGGGGCAATCGTCACCACCTATATGGTCACCCGGAAGGTACTGGAGAACTGGCTTTACTGGATTGTCGTAGACGGAGCTTCAATCTACCTCTACCTGGACAGAGAACTCTACCTTACTGCCGTATTGTTTATGCTGTACCTGGTGCTGGTTGTGATTGGCTATTTCCAGTGGTTAGCCATTTTCCGAAAAGAGAAACAACAACCCGATAGCGCTCCTCAAACAATGGCAGCGGCATAG